A region from the Candidatus Gorgyraea atricola genome encodes:
- a CDS encoding replication-associated recombination protein A — protein MPDLFESKKKNVKKYEPLAVRMRPRTLDEFIGQTHILGEGKLLRRAIDADRIASLILYGPPGTGKTALAHVIANITKTYFYEINAVLSNVQELRDAIRASKERERASGKKTILFIDEIHRFNKAQQDVLMPDVESGNPVLIGATTHNPFFSLVSPLISRSIVFELKKLSKENIISILKNALGDKERGLGKISIKVEQNVLNFLADVCDGDARKALNALEVGALTIKPKSGIVDFNIKVAEESIQKKAVLYDKDEDGHYDTISAFIKSMRGSDPDAALYWLAKMLYAGEDPRFIARRIVICAAEDVGNADPQAIVVANAAFQVAEFVGMPEARIPLAQAVCYIACAPKSNAAYLGIEKAMKDVEAHKTLEVPKHLKDASYPGAKILGHGKDYKYAHQYKDHYVDQEYIPDKKIYYEPTDIGYEKKIREYLDRLRKR, from the coding sequence ATGCCTGATTTATTTGAATCCAAAAAAAAGAACGTGAAAAAATACGAGCCCTTAGCTGTGCGGATGCGGCCAAGGACTTTGGACGAGTTTATAGGCCAGACGCATATACTTGGCGAGGGTAAGCTTTTGCGAAGAGCAATAGATGCTGACAGGATCGCTTCTTTGATCCTCTATGGCCCGCCAGGCACAGGAAAAACTGCTCTCGCGCATGTGATCGCGAATATTACAAAGACATATTTTTATGAGATAAACGCTGTACTTTCAAATGTCCAGGAATTAAGGGATGCGATCAGGGCGAGCAAAGAGCGAGAACGAGCATCTGGCAAGAAGACCATACTTTTTATAGATGAGATCCACAGGTTTAATAAGGCGCAGCAGGATGTATTGATGCCGGATGTGGAGTCAGGCAATCCTGTATTGATAGGCGCCACAACACATAATCCATTTTTTAGTCTGGTTTCGCCGCTCATATCGCGATCAATAGTTTTTGAATTAAAGAAATTATCAAAAGAAAACATAATCAGCATATTGAAGAATGCCTTAGGAGACAAGGAAAGAGGTCTTGGGAAAATATCTATTAAGGTCGAACAGAATGTTTTGAATTTTCTCGCAGATGTGTGTGATGGTGATGCGAGAAAGGCGCTTAACGCGCTTGAAGTAGGCGCATTAACAATAAAGCCGAAATCAGGAATCGTAGATTTTAATATAAAGGTAGCAGAAGAGTCTATACAGAAAAAAGCAGTCCTGTATGACAAGGACGAAGACGGACATTATGATACGATATCTGCTTTTATAAAGAGCATGCGCGGCTCAGATCCTGACGCAGCGCTATACTGGCTCGCAAAGATGCTTTACGCGGGAGAGGATCCTCGGTTTATTGCGCGTCGCATTGTTATCTGCGCTGCAGAGGATGTGGGCAATGCTGACCCGCAGGCGATTGTAGTGGCAAACGCGGCCTTTCAGGTGGCTGAATTTGTGGGCATGCCAGAGGCAAGGATTCCTTTGGCGCAGGCTGTCTGCTATATTGCTTGCGCGCCAAAAAGCAATGCAGCGTACCTTGGCATTGAAAAGGCAATGAAGGATGTAGAAGCGCATAAGACGCTTGAAGTGCCAAAACACCTAAAGGATGCCAGCTATCCTGGCGCAAAGATATTAGGCCATGGCAAAGACTATAAATACGCTCATCAATATAAGGATCACTACGTGGACCAGGAATACATTCCAGATAAAAAAATTTATTACGAACCAACAGATATTGGGTACGAGAAAAAGATAAGAGAATATCTCGATCGATTGAGAAAAAGATGA